One genomic region from Magallana gigas chromosome 3, xbMagGiga1.1, whole genome shotgun sequence encodes:
- the LOC105322469 gene encoding protein O-linked-mannose beta-1,4-N-acetylglucosaminyltransferase 2, translating into MHIGLLAVSSILVCVLSIYIFTKFTSENTEHTEKRNISHDNNETFNTIHWCFGQQSKMCRFQSLCYQPVEDQFVYMTELASLMEVKSTFHSLSFSSVSELDVFSFVPVFMHRNISLPNVRWLDGDVILFKRFKPDNIMHILHDDVIPLYHTIKFLGNRNFKLLFMDNYSQGPYDQLYRLFFDVKYKPTATKQDFLCFKNAFMGVSSVSKWYQYGYHGNLQGPVFNEELSSFHLQSVAASILKKLKSFTDTVHQYNQDYLVLFSRTETRKILNEEELISTLELSTKMKILVIHDGDISEIVYTVRASRGIIGMHGASLILGLFLKPGSILIELFPYAVNPENYTPYQTLAGIPGMSIIYRSWRNTDKARSVSHPEYPPEEGGIRHLAEKIQAEIMGQEEVPLHSCCNDPSWLFHINQDTIVDVERVANITQEALFVSQQQMHVGHQTFSMEPSVVRNLHCSCVDDKLSLNWEHPWNLDYMENDGVQYRLGIQNRKTKEYNVFIVSVNSYKIEKDIDCNYSFDVWVNAEVNGIHGALKYIEC; encoded by the coding sequence ATGCACATTGGACTTCTGGCTGTGAGCAGTATTCTGGTTTGTGTTCTCTCAATTTACATCTTCACAAAATTCACCTCGGAGAATACAGAACACACAGAAAAACGGAACATAAGTCATGATAATAACGAGACTTTTAATACCATACACTGGTGCTTTGGACAGCAATCAAAGATGTGTCGCTTTCAATCACTCTGCTATCAGCCTGTTGAGGATCAATTTGTTTATATGACTGAATTGGCAAGTTTAATGGAAGTGAAATCAACATTTCATTCTCTGTCATTTTCATCTGTCAGTGAACTAGATGTGTTCTCGTTTGTGCCCGTGTTTATGCATCGAAATATTTCCTTGCCCAATGTTCGCTGGTTGGATGGTGATGTAATTCTATTCAAAAGATTTAAACCTGATAATATTATGCACATTCTGCATGATGATGTAATACCTCTTTATCACACTATCAAATTTCTGGGAAATAGAAACTTCAAATTACTATTCATGGATAATTACTCACAAGGCCCTTATGATCAACTTTACAGATTATTTTTTGATGTTAAATATAAACCTACAGCAACAAAGCAAGACTTTTTATGTTTTAAGAATGCTTTCATGGGTGTTTCATCTGTGTCCAAGTGGTATCAGTATGGTTACCATGGAAATTTGCAAGGACCTGTCTTCAATGAAGAATTAAGTTCTTTTCATTTGCAGAGTGTAGCAGCGTCTATACTTAAGAAATTAAAGTCATTTACAGATACTGTTCATCAATACAACCAAGATTATCTCGTACTATTTTCTAGAACAGAAACTCGTAAAATTCTTAATGAAGAAGAATTAATTTCCACCTTAGAGCTCAGTACTAAGATGAAGATATTAGTGATTCATGATGGTGACATCAGTGAAATAGTGTATACAGTGAGGGCTTCTAGGGGAATCATTGGGATGCATGGAGCATCATTAATTCTGGGATTATTTCTCAAGCCAGGATCAATTCTGATAGAATTATTCCCCTATGCTGTGAATCCAGAGAATTACACACCTTATCAAACATTAGCAGGCATACCGGGGATGTCAATTATTTATCGCAGTTGGAGAAATACTGACAAAGCCAGATCTGTGTCCCACCCAGAATATCCCCCAGAAGAAGGAGGGATCAGACATTTAGCAGAGAAAATCCAGGCTGAGATTATGGGCCAAGAGGAAGTTCCTCTACATAGTTGTTGCAATGATCCCTCTTGGTTGTTCCATATAAATCAGGACACAATAGTTGATGTAGAGAGAGTTGCAAATATCACACAAGAAGCATTATTCGTGAGCCAGCAGCAGATGCATGTTGGACATCAAACCTTTTCTATGGAACCATCAGTAGTAAGAAATCTACACTGTTCTTGTGTAGATGATAAATTAAGTCTGAACTGGGAACACCCATGGAATCTTGATTACATGGAAAATGATGGAGTACAATATAGGCTTGGTATTCAAAACAGGAAGACTAAAGAATATAATGTATTTATTGTAAGtgtaaattcatataaaattgaaaaggaTATAGATTGTAATTATTCATTTGATGTTTGGGTTAATGCAGAGGTCAATGGTATTCATGGTGCATTAAAATACATCGAATGttga